AGGAAACTAGCATTTAAGAaaaataacatagagttgtatAAACATACACTTGTCACAGGAGAATACGACTACCGACTATGCGATAATACAGGCAAATTCTAAGCGCCTTATCATGAGTGACCACTGAGGTAGTGTCCGGTCTCTCTGCCCGTTCCCATGAACATATGACAAGTGCAATCAAGGTCTTTTCCCACTCCCacgaataaaagaatataaatactaCCCCCAAAATCGTCCAAGTCAGTCTTAATCAGTCCGAGCCAGCACGAATTACTGTACaaattaagtaaaaataaaagaacgtgacattttaattttttacgtgTCACATTCATGGACAGAGAGAGAATGTTGTTTGTTTATTAATATACGTGGATGATTTGTTGATCTGGAGTAAGAATAAAAGGAAAATGCAGagtgtaaagaaattattgaccGACAAATTTGAAATGGAAAATTTTATGAGATAAACGAATATCTTGGAATCAATATAGAATATGATTATATCAAAAATGAAGTGAAATTGAGTTAAATGAAATACATTGAGTCACTAGTaagtaaatacaaaataaattacaaGATAGCAAACTGTACGGTACACCTATGGAAActaacttaaaaattgaaaaggcTGAGGTAAGTGAAGAGGATATTAAATAGAGAAATTTAATTGGTGCATTGTTGTATATAAGTTCAAATACAAGACCAGATGTAAGTTATAGCGTAAATTACATGATACCAGATTTCAGAACTATTATGGCGAAACATATTTTAAGTATGTAttacgaatattgaaatatttgtatcgGACAAAAGATTCAAAATCATGTtataaaagaaatgaaaactGTGAATGATAGATTGTTTTGTAGACGCTGATTGGGAAgaagatcatttagataggaaatctaTATCTGGATATTTAATTAGATTGTGTGAAAATGTAATTGTTTGGAAGTGAAGAAAACAAAAGTGTGTAACAAAGGTTTCGACGTATGCAGACTATGTGGCTCTATCGAAAACGCTGAGCGAACTAACGTTTATCaaagaaataatgaaaatattttatgtaattctaGATAATAAACCTGTGAAGATTTATGAGGGCAACGCTGGAGTGATAAATATAGTGAAATACGGAAATTTTACCAAGAACCCCAAacatattgaaattaattatctCTATGTTCACGAATGTATAAAGGAAaacttgataactataattaaAGTAAACACAGATGAGAATGTTGTGGATATTTTTACAAAAGCGCTATGTAAGATAAGTTCGAAAAATTCAGATTGTTGATAAATGTAAAGTAAAGAAATACGTCTTAATAGAAATGTACGATATAAATATACGGCGGAGGCGTGTTGAATATATAGTATGTACATTCGTATGGTACGTGTGAGAGTGAAGGAACGTAGAGCGAAAACACATACAAGTATGAGTCATAGGACAATTCAAATCGGGAGTGGCTCATTTTGTTGTGCCTCGGAGTATTAACGCCGTTTTGGATTCGCTAAGTTCTAGTGTTCCTTCCGGTGACTCTTTACGTTAATCAGAATTCATCCCTCGAGCAAGACGGCAACGCGCTGTGCAAATATAATTAGTCGGACCGTAATAATCATAAGGAACTGTCATAAACCTAAGCTTTTCGATTTGAccgtattgagatatgtataatttttgtgctggactaggtcgaatGCGTAATGGggatgtttgtatgtggatatcagtgtgtggagatatgtgtgtgcgcggcgactgagaaacagatgaatgtaaacagttcggtcggtCAACTGTCTACgaaaggtcgggtatggaagaaagtgctaagacgcgtgcaagtgtgtatcgatgaatattctagaaatcgtttataaaataaatatatgtctacgttaatagtaatgcccagtgtaaatttagtgtctccataacaatatttcggccatcaagatccacaattctcaacagacCGTTAAGGCCGTTAATTGGTATAAAACATCTTCAAGTCAAGAGGTTCCTTATGGTTATTTTCCAATCAGATAAAAAATGGAAAAGTCGGGTTTCTCCCATATTCAAAGGTCACTTCCATCCGCAAGCGACCGGTGGTGGAGTGATTCTCAAATCAGTCAACATCTCTTGACTGGTTGTCCATCTTTAAATCAGTCATTTGTttaagggggtattctagtctagaGGCACGAAGTTCGGGCGCTTTTTCGAGCTCTGTAAAAAAACAAAGACAATTTTTACTATCAAGTTTTTATcattcgtttatttatattttaagaatacataaaaaatgtaaaaaattaaaaactcgAAAAGTTATCGGTTGGTAAAgtggagggggggggggggtccaAAAAAGGGATGTCTTGACGTGCATGGTTCCAACCTTTCTGTTTATCTGAAACAAAAACATCCAACGGATTCTTAATCAGTAAAGATGTCGCTATCGCCCCTACTTCGGagaaaaaaatttgtttcacaAAATGGCGTCCgtttgaaaaaaatttttttcacatttcttttaacagtttcaaatttttaaaaaataactaTATGTTAAAATTTTTTAGTTTAATCTGCTAAACGACAGAGGGATGTATAGAGAAAGTTCAcacaaaatttcaaataagtcggtTCAGTAGAACTTCAGATATCATGCATGCCAGCTTGAAAAaagtagtttcgagaaaaacgcgtttaaagtTCTTTGAAGCATCCGAAGCACGGATTTTAGAGCGTTCGATTCGAGTTTCGTCTCATTTGACAGCGAACGTATGGGCTTCTGGACCAATCGTAATTCCCATAAAGTTCGCTATTTTTAAAATGAGTATAAAacctttattaaaaatattaacagCGAGAAAAGTAACAATTTCAACGGTCCGCGTTCCTACATGAATGTGTTTCGGAGCAAAAGTCTATATCAAAGAATTTAACGATTCGTTATTATTCTGAGTTTCAGAACCCAAACATCGTTCTAATAAGGTATTTGCAGACAAACTTTCATAAATTGGTTTTATAACTTGTTGAGGAAATGTTAGGTTGGTATAATCACTGTGCGCGGACTGGATCTGAGGGTCTCCTCTGCGAAGTCGGAGGCCATCTGGTTCTATGACAAGAACAGGCAAGGAACTCTTCTGTTCGGTCTGAGCATAAACATGGCAGGTGAAACCGTCGGGGTGGGATCGCGGACGAAATACCTGGATCTCATCATCGACAGCCAGTGGACGTTCGAGCCGATTCCCTGATTTCGAAGTTGTCGGCGGCTGCCAATACCTTGTGCGGCCTGCTGCCGAACATCGGCGGGGAGGGAGTCGCAGTGCGTCGACTATACGAGGGCGTCGTTCGGTCCCGGGTGGTCGTCGAGTCGTCGCAGCATCCTGCTCCTCAGGAGGTTGCAGAGGATATCAGAATCGTCAGGGGATACCGAACAGTGTCCCACGCATCGGCGACCGTTCTGGCCGCGTCTCCCCCGTGGGAGCTTCGGGCACTGGGGCTCAAGAGAAGATACACCCACATGAGAGTATGGGACCGAGGAGAGGACCCGACCGACCTAGGGATCGCCGAGGAGGACGCGTGGAACCAGTGGCGATCCCAGCTGATCAACGAGCGAGGCGAACATCGAAGCGCGGAGGCGGTCCTCCCAAACTGGGAGATATGGAGAAGCCGCCGCGGTCTCCCACTCACCTACAGATTGACTCAGATGCTCACGGGACACGGCATGTTCGGCGAGTACCTGATGAAAATCTGACGGGAGAGGACGGACATCTATCACCACTGCGGGCAGGCcagggacacggcgcagcacaCGCTGGAGTTTTCTCCGGCGTAGGAGCTGCTCCGCTATACCCTGCGTCTCGTCATAGGCGAGAGATTGAACCCCTCGGTGATCGTAGAAGCGATGCTGAGCGGGCCACATgaatacgaggctgtccgcctcttCTGCTCTCGAGTTATGCTCGCAAAGAAGCGAGCAGAaagtgagagaaagagaaactctcacccttgtaggataacgCGGTGGAGGGGGATGGCGGTCAGGCGGCCTAGAGCTGCTTCATCGCCGTCCCATCAGACCGCGACTAGAAGGGGGGATAACGCTAGGAGCAATGCCCCCCCCCTAACGGCAAATTCAACAGTCAGGGAATTGTTAGGACTGGCTCAAACAAGAGGACGCGATGGAAAGCAAATTCATAAGAGGTTCTTGGAGCACTCCTGTCATACGCGTAGGATGATCATCATGGAGTTTTAGTCTATAAGAGTCCGATACTACTCTGCTGTTgccgattattagcagcagcggagtATTCATGATAATTTCTCCACGTGCAAAAGAAAGGTTGGTATGATCACTAGTTCCTACATGCTAAGTTGGTACGACTTCTAACGACGCTCCTTTGTCTTAGGCGTCGACCACATGTTAATTATCTAAGTGCATCCGGTGTGTTCATATGGCTGTACATGGCGGTGAAATACAGAACGTAAAAACTGAATCTGCGTGAATCAATTAAATACCAAACTCCAAAACCTATTTAATAACGTAACTTTCGATACATTGTCACTTAGAGGAGGATTTTCATGGATAAATTCATCAATAGTGTCCTCGGCCACAGCTTTTTGCTTTTTGTTCGATTTGTTCCGGTCGGACCAGTTTAATTCCCGCATCACCAAAATCGCTGTGACTCGGTAAATAATTGGAATTTTGAAAAATCCCTCTGAGAACATACTCTTGAATGTctaaagtttgaaaatttttttaaattttcgattTTTCCACATTtctagactagaataccccctcaacttatatttatacctaCCAAGCGTAACTGTCTATGTCAGCAAGTTGTTGAAATAAAGTATATCTTATAACCTGTTAATTCAGTCTTATAATCCATTAACCACTTCTATTATCTTAAACGAAATAAGGGATCGATCACTTCGACTCGACTGGCGTCGAgtatataatcgtaacgggaatttacgactcccgttggcgcgcttcctcgcgatcgcTCGTCTCCACGAACGGTCGAACATCTAGAATAAACGAACTCAAGAAAAAACAGTATCGCCGTTATGAGTAATCGTTAACTTGAACCAAATACGACCTTCTGTAAGTCCGCCCGACAATATAAATAGACGAGCGTCCTCCCTAGGAAGGGAGTCTAGAAAGCGAGCCAGCACAGCGAAGAATATAGCGAATTGTTACAGCGAGTCATACGAGCGAAGGTTACAACCGACCTACACTATCTCTGTATTTATACTTGAAGcgtttttaatataattgaGTATTACAAATTTCcactcgtctctttaataaTTAACACGTTTAATACCACCTCATTCTGTATCGGATaataatatatgtcggattgaagtcaggattatggagaggggcgtttgatgaattctcattagaattagcctttgccgtgatacaatgaagagtttattagcacaggcttattaacaagaatAGGCattcgtagcactagtgataatgacctaaggttcgaaacgaatccgggatgataaacgtatgttctcgcataGTTCAAGTctgactctttgttaactagacgtgaggtattcactggttgtatgatagtactgtcactcgtcaatgagatcgcacgaaagaatgactctccgtctcgatgatgccgtcgaggaaaatgggtgtgtctaaggacatgagatcctcggattcgtcaaagaaagctttcgttccaaaggtgagggaaattagcgctgttgctaattggtcgatctccatatcggcgttttgaaagagatgctggccacCCTTGAGGTGAGGTTGTTGACGgagggcatcgttcgtggaagataggtttctcctatcttcccgtagttgcaacaaagactgtttgtctaaatgaagaactttgcttaactaaatcttaagatttattgcgggtcctcacgttagctaaatatactgcggaggtatattgacatctggagatcatcttacccgaaggataggatctgcgtgtggcgagccacggaacaataaatttaaaattattaaaaatttatattataaaccaaattatttaattttattaataattattatttttttaattttaatattatttattataacaaaaatctgttatattaaaaataaaaatttacgaacaaaaaaatgaaaaaaataatttctataatttataaaactcatatattaaatttaccattatcgtttattaatttacctacaccaatcaacattaattatatatgaaattttggttcaattctaggaatatttttaataattcaaattatttcaggattatttttatctatacattattgtccaaatattaatattgctttttatagaatttctaatattataaaagatataaattcaggattattaattcgtttaattcatataaatggggcaccattttattttttaattatatatttacatattgcacgaaatctattttattattcatttaaattaattcaagtatgatcaattggtgtatcaattttatttttatcaatagcaACAGCCTTTTTAGGTTATGTTCTACCACGAGGACAAATATCATTTTGAGGTGTTATAGTAATTACAAATCTTATTTCAGCAATTCCATATATTGGTCAATTTACTGTTGAATGAATTTGAGGaggattttcaattaataatgatacattaaatcgattttattcatttcattttattttaccatttattattttattaataatatttatacatttaataattttacatattacagGTTCTTCAAATCCAAttcattcaaaaataaatatttataaaattaatttccatccatattttactattaaagatataattactattattttcacatttacaatatttatattaattaatttacaattacctTTTATATTAAGAGATCCTGATAATTTCAAAATAGCAAATCCTATAATTACACCAATTCATATTAAACCTGAATGATATTTCTTATTTGCATATTCAATTTTACGTACAATCCCAAATAAATTAGGAggtgtaattatattatttatatcaatttttattttatatattattcctcttattaattctaataatttaaaaaataataaattttactttattaataaatttatatattgatgatttattaatatttttattatattaacttgATTAGGAGGACAAATAATTGAATATCCTTatactaatttaaatatatttttcacttttatatactttatatatataattatatctttatatataaataatatatgagacttaattttaaaaaattagttaATGAACTTGAATAAGTTTATGATTTGAAATcatattatagaaataaaattttctattaacttaATAAATT
The Bombus affinis isolate iyBomAffi1 chromosome 17, iyBomAffi1.2, whole genome shotgun sequence genome window above contains:
- the LOC126926289 gene encoding LOW QUALITY PROTEIN: cytochrome b-like (The sequence of the model RefSeq protein was modified relative to this genomic sequence to represent the inferred CDS: substituted 5 bases at 5 genomic stop codons) produces the protein MKKIISIIYKTHILNLPLSFINLPTPININYIXNFGSILGIFLIIQIISGLFLSIHYCPNINIAFYRISNIIKDINSGLLIRLIHINGAPFYFLIIYLHIARNLFYYSFKLIQVXSIGVSILFLSIATAFLGYVLPRGQISFXGVIVITNLISAIPYIGQFTVEXIXGGFSINNDTLNRFYSFHFILPFIILLIIFIHLIILHITGSSNPIHSKINIYKINFHPYFTIKDIITIIFTFTIFILINLQLPFILRDPDNFKIANPIITPIHIKPE